A genome region from Sebastes umbrosus isolate fSebUmb1 chromosome 22, fSebUmb1.pri, whole genome shotgun sequence includes the following:
- the LOC119481184 gene encoding low affinity immunoglobulin gamma Fc region receptor III-like isoform X5 yields MEVTALCIRLMMTVFLQLGAHAQKDDAAFWIIPTRLQLFEYDPVSFKCVGSDGLTGWSVLRRNKTDTSTCGSKWGVSHESSCTIKNAYPEDSGEYWCETGRGKKSNIVNVSVTAGSVILESPVLPVTEGNDVTLSCRNKKTSSKLTADFYKDGRVIRSSSTGEMTIHSVSWSDEGLYKCNISGAGESPDSRLAVREHTHTSSDPSSSSPTPWIVVSVLLIVLLLALGLLHLGKGYWHRVLLYLSTPTPASGSAEDQTDEDELSPGAVYYTLGLAVPQHLAESAGTTPSSTDTALYSTIQKVAK; encoded by the exons ATGGAGGTCACAGCTCTCTGCATCAGACTGA TGATGACTGTGTTTCTGCAGCTGGGTGCACATGCTCAGAAAGATG ATGCAGCTTTTTGGATCATTCCAACCAGACTGCAACTCTTTGAATACGATCCTGTCTCTTTTAAATGCGTGGGCTCCGATGGCTTGACTGGATGGAGCGTTTTAAGGAGGAACAAAACTGACACATCAACTTGTGGTTCAAAGTGGGGGGTGTCACACGAGTCATCCTGCACCATTAAAAATGCTTATCCAGAGGACAGCGGAGAGTACTGGTGTGAGACTGGACGGGGGAAGAAAAGCAACATCGTCAACGTCAGCGTCACCG CTGGTTCAGTGATCCTGGAGAGTCCTGTCCTCCCTGTGACGGAGGGAAACGATGTGACTCTGAGCTGCAGGAACAAGAAGACTTCCTCCAAACTCACAGCTGATTTCTATAAAGATGGCCGCGTCATCAGGAGCAGCTCTACAGGAGAGATGACCATCCACAGCGTCTCCTGGTCTGATGAAGGACTCTACAAGTGCAACATCTCTGGAGCTGGAGAATCCCCAGACAGCCGGCTGGCTGTCAGAG AGCATACTCACACCTCCTCCGATCCGTCCTCCTCCAGTCCTACCCCATGGATCGTCGTCAGTGTTTTATTGATTGTTCTACTGTTGGCGTTGGGACTACTTCACCTTGGCAAAGGTTACTGGCACAGAG TATTGCTCTACCTGTCCACACCAACACCTGCATCAGGCTCAGCTGAGGATCAAACAG aTGAGGATGAATTGTCGCCTGGAGCTGTTTACTACACCTTGGGCCTGGCCGTTCCTCAACACCTGG CAGAGTCAGCGGGTACCACCCCATCTTCAACAGATACTGCCTTATATTCTACGATCCAGAAG GTCGCTAAGTGA
- the LOC119481184 gene encoding low affinity immunoglobulin gamma Fc region receptor III-like isoform X4: MCDVQLFSFVSPVMTVFLQLGAHAQKDDAAFWIIPTRLQLFEYDPVSFKCVGSDGLTGWSVLRRNKTDTSTCGSKWGVSHESSCTIKNAYPEDSGEYWCETGRGKKSNIVNVSVTAGSVILESPVLPVTEGNDVTLSCRNKKTSSKLTADFYKDGRVIRSSSTGEMTIHSVSWSDEGLYKCNISGAGESPDSRLAVREHTHTSSDPSSSSPTPWIVVSVLLIVLLLALGLLHLGKGYWHRVLLYLSTPTPASGSAEDQTDEDELSPGAVYYTLGLAVPQHLAESAGTTPSSTDTALYSTIQKVAK; the protein is encoded by the exons ATGTGTGATGTTCAGCTCTTCTCCTTTGTCTCTCCAGTGATGACTGTGTTTCTGCAGCTGGGTGCACATGCTCAGAAAGATG ATGCAGCTTTTTGGATCATTCCAACCAGACTGCAACTCTTTGAATACGATCCTGTCTCTTTTAAATGCGTGGGCTCCGATGGCTTGACTGGATGGAGCGTTTTAAGGAGGAACAAAACTGACACATCAACTTGTGGTTCAAAGTGGGGGGTGTCACACGAGTCATCCTGCACCATTAAAAATGCTTATCCAGAGGACAGCGGAGAGTACTGGTGTGAGACTGGACGGGGGAAGAAAAGCAACATCGTCAACGTCAGCGTCACCG CTGGTTCAGTGATCCTGGAGAGTCCTGTCCTCCCTGTGACGGAGGGAAACGATGTGACTCTGAGCTGCAGGAACAAGAAGACTTCCTCCAAACTCACAGCTGATTTCTATAAAGATGGCCGCGTCATCAGGAGCAGCTCTACAGGAGAGATGACCATCCACAGCGTCTCCTGGTCTGATGAAGGACTCTACAAGTGCAACATCTCTGGAGCTGGAGAATCCCCAGACAGCCGGCTGGCTGTCAGAG AGCATACTCACACCTCCTCCGATCCGTCCTCCTCCAGTCCTACCCCATGGATCGTCGTCAGTGTTTTATTGATTGTTCTACTGTTGGCGTTGGGACTACTTCACCTTGGCAAAGGTTACTGGCACAGAG TATTGCTCTACCTGTCCACACCAACACCTGCATCAGGCTCAGCTGAGGATCAAACAG aTGAGGATGAATTGTCGCCTGGAGCTGTTTACTACACCTTGGGCCTGGCCGTTCCTCAACACCTGG CAGAGTCAGCGGGTACCACCCCATCTTCAACAGATACTGCCTTATATTCTACGATCCAGAAG GTCGCTAAGTGA
- the LOC119481184 gene encoding low affinity immunoglobulin gamma Fc region receptor III-like isoform X2 produces MEVTALCIRLLMNVLMLLVAQVAFSYSQKAAFPQVVPNRQQHFQYETIVVSCEGLEGRTGWRVMRKIKGVVKTCAATWSTSTGPCEIKDAFTEVDSGEYWCEIGGLQTSNTVSITVTAGSVVLESPVLPVMEGDAVTLSCRDEQASSNLTADFYKDGRLIGSSSTGEMTIHSVSMCDEGDYKCRISGAGESPESWLTVREHTHTSSDPSSSSPTPWIVVSVLLIVLLLALGLLHLGKGYWHRVLLYLSTPTPASGSAEDQTDEDELSPGAVYYTLGLAVPQHLAESAGTTPSSTDTALYSTIQKVAK; encoded by the exons CTTTCCCTCAGGTTGTTCCAAACAGACAGCAGCACTTCCAATATGAGACCATTGTTGTCAGCTGTGAGGGACTGGAGGGACGGACTGGATGGAGAGTGATGAGGAAGATTAAAGGAGTTGTTAAAACATGTGCTGCTACCTGGTCGACATCAACAGGACCCTGCGAAATCAAAGATGCCTTTACAGAGGTTGACAGTGGAGAATACTGGTGTGAAATCGGAGGACTACAGACAAGTAACACTGTCAGCATCACTGTCACTG CTGGTTCAGTGGTCCTGGAGAGTCCTGTCCTCCCTGTGATGGAGGGAGACGCTGTGACTCTGAGCTGCAGAGATGAGCAGGCGTCTTCCAACCTCACAGCTGATTTCTATAAAGATGGCCGCCTCATCGGGAGCAGCTCTACAGGAGAGATGACCATCCACAGTGTTTCCATGTGTGATGAAGGAGACTACAAGTGCAGAATATCTGGAGCCGGAGAATCACCAGAGAGCTGGCTGACTGTCAGAG AGCATACTCACACCTCCTCCGATCCGTCCTCCTCCAGTCCTACCCCATGGATCGTCGTCAGTGTTTTATTGATTGTTCTACTGTTGGCGTTGGGACTACTTCACCTTGGCAAAGGTTACTGGCACAGAG TATTGCTCTACCTGTCCACACCAACACCTGCATCAGGCTCAGCTGAGGATCAAACAG aTGAGGATGAATTGTCGCCTGGAGCTGTTTACTACACCTTGGGCCTGGCCGTTCCTCAACACCTGG CAGAGTCAGCGGGTACCACCCCATCTTCAACAGATACTGCCTTATATTCTACGATCCAGAAG GTCGCTAAGTGA